The Pseudomonas sp. R4-35-07 nucleotide sequence ATTTATTACCGATCTAATTATTTAAGTTAATACTCTAAAAAAATCCCACACGTAACTGGATTCTTTCTAAGCTTAAGGCAGGAGTATTGGATCGATATCAGGAGAAGCAGTCCATGGCCAAGTCCTATGGTGTAGCGGGTGTGGTGGTGTCTTTTCTGACCCGCAGGCTGTCCTTGCGTGGCCGCAGATTGAGTTCGGATGAAGTTGAATTGCTGGCGCATTATCGCACCCTGACCGAGAACGACCAGGTAGCGATGCGCTATCTGATTGGGGCGATGAAAACCGTGTCGCGGTTCTGAATAACGAAACGGGCTCGCCACGATGCCCTTCAGGCAAGGCGAACACGGTACCTGTGGCGAGGGAGCTTGCTCCCGCTGGACTGCGCAGCAGTCCCATCGTTTGGGGCCGCTTCGCGGCCCAGCGGGAGCAAGCTCCCTCGCCACAGATGGTTCAGGTGTATTTGCGCTTGTCCGGCGCGGGAGGGAAGTACTGATACAGCCAGGTTTCGCTCAAGGTGCGGTCCTGGGTACGGATAAACAAGCGCAGCTCTACCGGCTCCACGCTGTCGCTGGTGGGGTACCAGTCGAACAGAATGCGATAGCCCTTGATGTTATCGAGCACCAGCACGCTGAAATCTTTCACCTCGCCGTGAGAGCAGGTGACCACCGGCTCGATGCCCGTGCCGGGTGGCAAACGGTCCAGGCCGCCGCCCTTGAAGTCCACGGCAAAGCGGCGTGCCCACACCTCAGGGTAATGCTCGCCCGGGGCCCAACCTTCGGTGAACCCACCCATGCCTGAACGGGTCGCGTCGACCTGGGCCAGCGGTGTGCTCACCGGCGGCAGGGCGCTCCAGTAGAGTTTGTAGCCGTAGTTGAGCGAATCACCGGCCGCCACCGGCGTTTTCGGGGTCCAGAAGGCCACGATGTTATCGAGGGTTTCGCCGGTGGTCGGGATTTCCAGCAGGTCGATCGAGCCCTCACCCCAAGCGGTGGTGGGTTCCACCCACAGGCTGGGGCGCTTGCTGTACCAGTCCACCGTGTCCTGATAACTGGCGAATTCGTGGTCGGTTTGGACCAGGCCAAAACCTTTGGGATTAGTGTCGGCGAATGCGTTGAATTGCAGCTTGGCCGGGTTGTTCAGCGGGCGGCAGATCCACTCGCCGTTGCCGCGCCACATGGCCAGTCGGTCCGAGTCGTGAATTTGCGGGTGGATGGTGTCGCACATCCGCCGTTCGTGTGTGCCGCAACTGAACATGCTGGTCATTGGCGCAATCCCCAGCTGTTCGATGGCGGTGCGCGCATTGATATGTGCGTCGATGGCCATCACCACTTGATTGGCCTGGCAGTCGATATCGAAGCGATAGGCGCCGGTAGCGCTGGGCGAATCGAGCAGGGCGTAGACCACGAAGCGGGTGGCGTTCTTGTCCGGGGTTTCGAACCAGAACTGCGTGAAGTCAGGGAATTCCTCACGTTTCTTCGCGTAGGTGTCAATGGCCAGGCCGCGCGCCGACAGGCCGTACTGGCCGGTGGAGTCCACGGCACGAAAGTAGCTGGCACCGAGAAATGACAGCACGTCATGCCGGTCCAGCTCCGGCGCCTTGAACAGCTTGAAGCCGGAGAAACCCAGATCGCCGGTCAGTTGTTTAGTGTCGACCGTGGTTTTTTCATAGTTGAACAGCGAAGGGCGAAAATGCACTTCGCGGGCCTCGCGGGTCGTGGGGTCGACGCTGTGCATGCGCACCGGCGTCTTGAAGCCCATGCCGACGTGGAAAAACTGCACGTCCAGTTGCCCCTTCAGTTCCTTCCATAACGAATGGTTGGCGTCATAGCCGATGGCGTTGAAATTCTGTGGCGTCATGGTCGCCAAGGTGGGCGGCAGCACCTGCCGAGTATCTTTATACGCGCTGCCGGCGAGCTGCTTGGCCTGGGCTTTGAGCGTTTCAAAATCGAATGCCACGGCCTTGCCATCGGCGGCACGGTTGCCGGCCCAGGCCTGCGCGGCCAACAGGCCACTGGCCGACAAACCGGTGTAGGCCGCAATGGCCATGGACGCTTTGAGCAAATTCCTGCGGTGCATAGAGACAACCTGTCGTGAGCGAATCCCGCGCCGTTCCTGGCACGTAACGGATCAGAAATAACGGTTCGGACATGCCTTCGGCCAAACGCAACGGACAATAAACAGACGCCGGATAGCTTAAGCGGTTCGATGGTGAAGCAAAAAT carries:
- a CDS encoding glucan biosynthesis protein D, encoding MHRRNLLKASMAIAAYTGLSASGLLAAQAWAGNRAADGKAVAFDFETLKAQAKQLAGSAYKDTRQVLPPTLATMTPQNFNAIGYDANHSLWKELKGQLDVQFFHVGMGFKTPVRMHSVDPTTREAREVHFRPSLFNYEKTTVDTKQLTGDLGFSGFKLFKAPELDRHDVLSFLGASYFRAVDSTGQYGLSARGLAIDTYAKKREEFPDFTQFWFETPDKNATRFVVYALLDSPSATGAYRFDIDCQANQVVMAIDAHINARTAIEQLGIAPMTSMFSCGTHERRMCDTIHPQIHDSDRLAMWRGNGEWICRPLNNPAKLQFNAFADTNPKGFGLVQTDHEFASYQDTVDWYSKRPSLWVEPTTAWGEGSIDLLEIPTTGETLDNIVAFWTPKTPVAAGDSLNYGYKLYWSALPPVSTPLAQVDATRSGMGGFTEGWAPGEHYPEVWARRFAVDFKGGGLDRLPPGTGIEPVVTCSHGEVKDFSVLVLDNIKGYRILFDWYPTSDSVEPVELRLFIRTQDRTLSETWLYQYFPPAPDKRKYT